In Candidatus Ozemobacteraceae bacterium, the genomic stretch CACAGCCGATATTCGCCCGGATGCCGTTTCACGGCCTCCGATGCCGCCTGGACAGCCTCGGAAGCGAGCCCGAGACCGTTCAGCTCCATGCCCAGCGCCAGATGGTATCTGGCCGCCCGGGGCTCGGCCCGGACCGCCTTCCGGAGATGCTCGAGTCCTGCCGCCTTTTCGTCGGCATCTCGCCCGCGGGCCAGCAGTAGAAGCCCATGCAGATGATGGGCCGAGGCATCCTGAGGACTTCTCGCCAGCGCGTCCCTGGTCCAGGCGAGCGCACGTTCGTGCCGGCCGAGAAGCACGGCGATCCGGGCCTGGACGACGAGCCTCGATGAAGCCGGGAGTATCGCCAGTCCCAGGGCAGCCAGACAAAGGGCAAGCCCCAGCAGGCGGGCCATCCCCGGCGACCGGCTCGAGGCGCCGACGCCGTTGCCATACCCGATCAGCGCGGCCAGCCCTTCGTCGGCAGAACCCGAGGGGACCTGGCGCCCCGGGGAGCGCTCGCCGCCATCGGCCGCCGCCGGAAGAAACCCGATCGGCGGCATCTCCGTCCGAGAAAGGCGACTCACACCTCCGACGACACCGGCAATATAGAACGCTATAAATATGCAGAACTCGATTCCCAGCATCAGATACGGTTCGTCGGCAAGGGTAATGCCGGGGTGTCCGTTGCCAAGAATAGCCTGTTCGAGAGTCATTCCGATCAGGACGGTCACCGGAAGCAGAGAAACGGCATAGACGCCTCCCCGCCAGGCCGAGATCATGTCGGGAGCTCTGCCTGAAGTCGCGGCGGCCAGCCATAGGCCTACGGCGCCGCCGATGTAGACGAGAGCCAGAATCATGCCCAGGTCGGCCCCGGATTCGAGCGGGGACTCCCAGCCGATATCCCAGGCAAGCATGATTCCGAGGATCACCAGCGAAACGGGAGTGCCGAACAGCAGCGTCCGGTGACGACGGGTATCGAGAAGCGACGCGAGATCCCTTCCGCAGGTCGTGCAGAACACCGCCTGCCGCTGCAGTTCATTCCCGCATTCGGGGCATCGTCGTCCGTTCATGCGATCTCGTGAAGTTCTCCTGCAAAAGCCTTCTGCATGAGCGATCCGACGGTCGCCGGATCGTCCGTCTGGCCAAGCACCCACATGAGCTTGACGAGGGCCGTTTCAGGCGTCATGTCCATGGCCGGGATCGCCCCCGCCAGGAGCGCGGACCTGCCGACCTGGTACAGTTCCATTTCGGTCGAACCGACGAGGCACTGGGTGCAGACGACGACGGGAACGCGCCGCGCCGTCGCTTCGGCGATCGCGGGAACCAGGGACGCCCCTTCCGCGTTCGGAATATGCCCTGCGCCGTATCCCTCGAGAACGAGTCCCGCGTGGGTCGCGACGAGATGCGACACGACCTCGGGCTTCAGGCCCGGATACACCGGGAGCATCGCCACGTCCGGATTCAAAAACGCCCTCAGCAGGGCCCGGCGCTTTCCGCGCATGCGTAGCCCGTCGTCCATTCGGATCGTCAGGCCGATCGTGCCCACCGGAGGGGCATTCACCGATGTAAACGCCTGCATATCGAACGCCGAGGTTTTTTTGGCCCGGGCCGCCCGGATCACCAGCGCCCCGAACACGACCAGCACCTCCGCCACGTCGCCGCACGCGACGCGCACAGCATTGATCAGGTTCGCCCGACCGTCGGATCCGATCTCGTCGAGAGGGACCTGCGAACCGGTCATCACGACGGGCTTCGGCAGTTCCTGCAGCATGAACGCAAGGGCCGAGGCCGTGTAGCAGAGCGTATCGGTACCGTGCGTGATCACGACGCCGTCGCACGCGTCGAGCCGCCGGTAGATCGCCTTCGCGAGATCCAGCCAGAACGCGGGCTGGAGGTTCGTAGAGTCGAGATTCACCAGCGGAAGCACCTCGATCTCCGCCAGTTGCCGCAGTTCGGGTACCTTGTTCAGCAGCATTCCGGCATCGGAGCACGGAGCGAGACCGCCGTCGCTCCCGCGCACCATCGTGATCGTGCCTCCCGTGGAGACGATCAGGATACGCGGCTTTCCGTCCGTTTTCAGTAGGGTCATGGCTCGCCCTTCGTCAGAACTTGTATTCGATCGCGAAGTTCACGTCCTTCTTGTCGGTCACGTCGTCGACCCGCAGCTGGAACTTCAGTCCCGGCCGGATCGCATACCCGCTCGTGAAGCGCACGGTCGGATCGCGGGTGTCGATAACGTCGAGGCTGTAGTTGATGTCCTGCGCCCACTGGTAGTCGACACCGAGGCCGACCTTCGAGCTGATGACGCCGGCACGCTTGATCAGCCGCTGTTGCGGGTCGCGGGCGACCATCAGGTTGAACAGCGGATCCCCGCCGATGTCTTCGACGCCGACGCGGTAGAAACTCTTTTCGCTCGGCCAGATGTCGACCATGATGTCGCTGAAGAAGGTGTCTTCTTCTTTATTATATCTAAGCAAATACTTGAAGTCGATGCGGGTCTGCTTGATATTCAGAAACACCTTGTCGACGGCCTGGGCGATCTTGTGCGCGTCGTCGAGGCCCGTCTTGATCTTGCTGCGGATATCCTTCTCGGTGACGATCTCCTTCACCTCGCGGGTGATCTCCTTGGCGTTTTCGCTGGCCTTGCGCAGCGACTCGACCGTCGACTTCACGTCGTTCGTCAGCTTCTGATCACGGTTGAGTTCCTCGATCATCTTGTCGAGGCGGTCGGACACGGTCTTCACGTTGTCGACGATTTCCTTGAGGCTTTCCCTGTTTTCGCTCGAGATCTCGCCGATGCGCTTGCTGAAGTCCTTCATGTTGTTCACGATGTCGCGGATCGACTGGCGGTTGGCGTCGACCTCCTCGTCCACCTTGCGGAGGACGTTCTCGAGATGCTCGACGATCCTGTCGGTGCGATCCTGCACCGACTCGATGATCTTGTTGACGTTTTTGGAGGCGGTTTCGGCGTTCTTGAAGATCGCGCGGGTGCTCTGCTTCAGTTCCGGATCGCCGACGATATCCTTGGCCGAGGCGGTCAGGCTCTGCAGTTTCTTGAGCAGCTCGTTTCCCTGCTCGAACAGTTCCTCCATGCGTGTCGGGTCGGTTCCCTCGACGACGCTTTCGTTTTGGACATAGGGGGCCGACTGGTCGCGGGTCGGCACGATTTCGATGAATTTTTCGCCCATCAGGCCGGCGGTTCCGATCGT encodes the following:
- a CDS encoding asparaginase, which produces MTLLKTDGKPRILIVSTGGTITMVRGSDGGLAPCSDAGMLLNKVPELRQLAEIEVLPLVNLDSTNLQPAFWLDLAKAIYRRLDACDGVVITHGTDTLCYTASALAFMLQELPKPVVMTGSQVPLDEIGSDGRANLINAVRVACGDVAEVLVVFGALVIRAARAKKTSAFDMQAFTSVNAPPVGTIGLTIRMDDGLRMRGKRRALLRAFLNPDVAMLPVYPGLKPEVVSHLVATHAGLVLEGYGAGHIPNAEGASLVPAIAEATARRVPVVVCTQCLVGSTEMELYQVGRSALLAGAIPAMDMTPETALVKLMWVLGQTDDPATVGSLMQKAFAGELHEIA
- a CDS encoding MlaD family protein, with amino-acid sequence MNSTFKVGIITLIATFLLVYMVFIIGDIQLTERGYRFYVTFYSVNGLSTGASVSMAGVKIGKVETIEIRDDQVVVKCYIREKRHRIRNRNTFTIGTAGLMGEKFIEIVPTRDQSAPYVQNESVVEGTDPTRMEELFEQGNELLKKLQSLTASAKDIVGDPELKQSTRAIFKNAETASKNVNKIIESVQDRTDRIVEHLENVLRKVDEEVDANRQSIRDIVNNMKDFSKRIGEISSENRESLKEIVDNVKTVSDRLDKMIEELNRDQKLTNDVKSTVESLRKASENAKEITREVKEIVTEKDIRSKIKTGLDDAHKIAQAVDKVFLNIKQTRIDFKYLLRYNKEEDTFFSDIMVDIWPSEKSFYRVGVEDIGGDPLFNLMVARDPQQRLIKRAGVISSKVGLGVDYQWAQDINYSLDVIDTRDPTVRFTSGYAIRPGLKFQLRVDDVTDKKDVNFAIEYKF